From a region of the Haloferax volcanii DS2 genome:
- the serS gene encoding serine--tRNA ligase produces the protein MIDRQLLRDEPERVRDALAARNMEDVDIDRVLDVYDEWRSLKAEGDDLRHERNEVSQQIGQLKQEGKDEEAQEAIDRSGELKEELQELETRADELEAELDEALMELPNLPHESVPVGADEDDNEEVRRVGFDDLRELPDEVTPHYDLGEELDIIDEGRAAKTTGSGFYFLKGEGAMLEHALVQFMLDVHREQEYVDLFPPIPVKTTSMEGTGQLPKFAEDAYRIGGAETENYDDDDLWLCPTAEVPVTNMYRDEILLKDDLPLKHQAYTPNFRREAGEHGTETRGIVRVHQFNKVELVNFVEPDESYDRLEALVDEAAEVLDRLGLPYRVLSLCTGDLTFASAKTYDLEVWAPGTESEDAPEQGGRWLEVSSASNFEDFQARRAGLRYRPERHESAEYLHTLNASGTAVGRVMVALLEYYQNEDGTVDVPEPLQPYMGGREVIEGHEPVGEAAVGAGKKD, from the coding sequence ATGATTGACAGGCAACTACTCCGCGACGAACCGGAGCGAGTTCGCGACGCGCTCGCCGCCCGAAACATGGAGGACGTGGACATCGACCGCGTCCTCGACGTGTACGACGAGTGGCGCTCGCTGAAGGCCGAGGGCGACGACCTCCGCCACGAGCGCAACGAGGTCAGCCAGCAGATCGGCCAGCTGAAACAGGAGGGCAAAGACGAGGAGGCGCAGGAAGCCATCGACCGCTCGGGCGAACTCAAAGAGGAGCTCCAGGAGCTCGAAACCCGCGCCGACGAGCTCGAAGCGGAACTCGACGAGGCGCTCATGGAGCTGCCGAACCTCCCCCACGAGTCGGTCCCCGTCGGAGCCGACGAGGACGACAACGAGGAGGTCCGCCGCGTCGGCTTCGACGACCTGCGCGAGCTCCCCGACGAGGTGACGCCGCACTACGACCTCGGCGAGGAACTCGACATCATCGACGAGGGTCGCGCGGCCAAGACCACCGGCTCGGGCTTCTACTTCCTGAAAGGCGAGGGCGCGATGCTCGAACACGCGCTCGTGCAGTTCATGCTCGACGTGCACCGCGAACAGGAGTACGTCGACCTGTTCCCGCCGATTCCGGTCAAGACCACCTCGATGGAGGGCACCGGCCAGCTCCCGAAGTTCGCGGAGGACGCCTACCGCATCGGCGGCGCGGAGACAGAGAACTACGACGACGACGACCTGTGGCTCTGTCCCACCGCGGAGGTGCCGGTGACGAACATGTACCGCGACGAGATTCTCCTGAAGGACGACCTCCCGCTGAAACATCAGGCGTACACGCCGAACTTCCGGCGCGAGGCGGGCGAACACGGCACCGAGACTCGCGGCATCGTCCGCGTCCACCAGTTCAACAAGGTCGAACTCGTCAACTTCGTCGAACCCGACGAGTCGTACGACCGGCTCGAAGCGCTCGTCGACGAGGCCGCCGAAGTGCTCGACCGACTCGGCCTGCCGTACCGCGTCCTCTCGCTTTGCACCGGCGACCTCACCTTCGCGTCGGCGAAGACCTACGACCTCGAAGTGTGGGCCCCCGGCACGGAGTCCGAGGACGCCCCCGAACAGGGCGGCCGCTGGCTGGAAGTGTCGTCGGCCTCGAACTTCGAGGACTTCCAGGCGCGCCGCGCGGGCCTCCGCTACCGCCCCGAGCGCCACGAGTCGGCGGAGTACCTCCACACGCTCAACGCCTCGGGCACGGCCGTCGGCCGCGTGATGGTCGCGCTGCTCGAATACTACCAAAACGAGGACGGCACGGTCGACGTGCCCGAACCCCTCCAGCCCTACATGGGCGGCCGCGAGGTCATCGAGGGTCACGAGCCCGTCGGCGAGG